A single window of Eucalyptus grandis isolate ANBG69807.140 chromosome 1, ASM1654582v1, whole genome shotgun sequence DNA harbors:
- the LOC104456275 gene encoding bifunctional TH2 protein, mitochondrial, protein MASRSPKSSRSPMSSRSPSSTSSSSKTPSMAKRLLQDDPNLARRLRVHFNWEAVFVKFTPFAVALAAGNLSIDAFRHFVAQGKYFLEAYALAYGSAANGTDDEYANGALWELRKIVLKEMIKHDLFVQEWGLDITKDATPDPATANCTEFLLATASGKVDGTKGVVRLTTPFEQTVGAIYTIGALTPCVQLYPFMAAELRMLPGLREDSHPYKKWIKMYTSDSNQELAVKTEELLEQLSVILTGYEIGVLYNLYHQAMILEIDFFNSQPFAQPTVVPVIKGLSSAEDRLLLLSDFDLTCTVHDSSAILAEMALVTAPKSDGSPSRSDCSPSKSPLARMSSGDLRNGWEKISRQYTQEYEECIKSIISAEKVEFNHSSLVQALEQVADFEKRANSRVIESGVLKGLKLEDIIKAGQSLVLQDGCISFYHKLTEINVDVNVQMLSYCWCVGFDHSNVHANELIFNEELLCTGEMVRKVESPIEKLQIYNHILKNDANDADDQNKLTVYVGDCVGDLLCLLEADIGIVIGSSESLRKVGSQFGVTFVPLFAATVKKQKELDDGGSVSWKGARSGVLYTVSCWAEIHAFLLGW, encoded by the exons ATGGCGTCTCGTTCTCCGAAGTCATCGCGCTCTCCCATGTCATCTCGCTCTCCGTCTTCCACGTCGTCTTCGTCGAAGACACCTTCGATGGCGAAAAGGCTGCTCCAGGACGACCCCAACCTTGCTCGGAGGCTCCGCGTCCACTTTAACTGGGAGGCGGTCTTCGTTAAGTTCACTCCCTTCGCGGTCGCTCTAGCCGCCGGAAACTTGAGCATCGACGCGTTCCGGCATTTCGTTGCCCAGGGCAAGTACTTTCTCGAAGCGTACGCTCTAGC ATATGGATCCGCAGCGAATGGTACGGACGATGAATATGCAAATGGCGCATTGTGGGAGTTAAGGAAGATCGTCCTGAAGGAGATGATAAAGCATGACTTATTCGTGCAG GAATGGGGTTTGGACATTACCAAAGACGCCACACCTGATCCTGCAACGGCAAATTGTACTGAATTTTTACTGGCGACGGCTTCTGGTAAAGTTGATGGAACAAAAGGTGTTGTTAGACTGACAACTCCGTTCGAGCAGACAGTCGGTGCAATTTACACTATTGGTGCCCTAACACCTTGCGTTCAACTATACCCTTTTATGGCTGCGGAGCTCCGGATGTTGCCAGGTCTTAGGGAAGATAGTCACCCTTACAAGAAGTGGATCAAAATGTATACATCTGATAGTAACCAG GAACTGGCCGTGAAAACTGAAGAGTTGCTGGAGCAACTCTCTGTCATCTTGACAGGATATGAGATCGGTGTTCTTTACAACTTGTATCATCAAGCAATGATACTTGAAATCGACTTCTTCAATTCCCAACCATTTGCTCAGCCCACAGTAGTTCCTGTGATAAAGGGACTCAGCTCTGCAGAAGATCGGTTGTTGCTTCTTTCTGATTTTGATCTGACTTGCACAGTTCATGATTCATCAGCAATTTTGGCAGAGATGGCCCTAGTAACTGCTCCAAAATCTGATGGTAGTCCATCTAGATCTGATTGTAGTCCATCCAAGAGTCCTCTTGCTCGGATGTCGTCGGGTGACCTACGAAATGGATGGGAGAAAATCTCCAGGCAGTACACACAAGAATATGAAGAATGCATCAAAAGCATCATTTCCGCTGAAAAAG TGGAATTTAATCACAGTTCGCTGGTCCAAGCGCTCGAGCAAGTGGCAGATTTCGAGAAAAGGGCGAATTCCAGAGTTATTGAATCTGGGGTTCTTAAAGGTTTGAAACTTGAGGACATAATAAAAGCTGGTCAAAGCCTCGTTCTTCAGGACGGTTGCATTAGTTTCTATCATAAACTCACCGAGATTAATGTGGATGTCAACGTTCAAATGCTATCGTACTGCTGGTGCG TGGGTTTCGACCATTCAAATGTCCATGCGAACGAGTTGATATTCAACGAGGAGCTTCTGTGCACTGGAGAGATGGTTCGGAAGGTTGAGTCCCCCATCGAGAAGCTCCAAATATACAACCACATCTTGAAGAACGACGCAAACGACGCCGACGACCAAAACAAGTTAACCGTCTACGTGGGCGACTGTGTGGGGGACCTACTGTGCCTGCTCGAAGCCGACATAGGGATAGTGATAGGGTCAAGCGAAAGCTTAAGGAAGGTGGGGAGCCAATTCGGAGTGACTTTCGTCCCGCTCTTTGCCGCCACGGTCAAGAAGCAGAAAGAGCTCGACGACGGTGGCTCCGTGAGCTGGAAGGGAGCGAGGTCAGGAGTACTTTACACGGTGTCGTGCTGGGCGGAGATCCATGCTTTCTTGCTGGGGTGGTAA